In Chitinophaga sp. H8, the sequence GTAACCAGTATTGACCAAAAGCTGGCCGGACAGGTAGCGGGGGTACAGGTGAGTAATATCACCGGCACCCCTGGCGGCGGTACTGCTATTAAGATAAGAGGATCCGGTTCTATTGGAGCCGGCGATCAACCGCTGTTTGTAGTAGATGGATTTGCCTTGTCTAATTCTTTCGGGCAGATTTCCAATCCACTTTCTTTCCTCAATTCAGATGATATTGAATCCATTACTGTATTGAAAGATGCTTCCTCTACTGCTATCTATGGTTCCCGTGGTGCCAATGGGGTGGTGCTGATCAATACAAAAAAAGGAAACAGCAAAGCACCTGTTGTAAACTTTAATATGTATTACGGATTACAACAAACACCAAATAAGGGGCGCCCTCAGATGCTGAATGCAAGGGAGTTTGCACAGTACCGGAAGGATATTATTTTTGATGAGTTTGCTTCCAGGGGCCAGGTGCCCACAGATGCGGATATTCCGGTTGAATATCGAAACCCGGAGCAATATGGGGAAGGTACTAACTGGTATAATGAAATATTACGGGTAGCTCCACAACAGAATTATCATGTATCCGTAAGTACCGGCAATGAAAACTACAAAGGATTCTTTTCGCTGGGCTACCTGAAACAGGACGGTACAGTACGTTATACAGGATATGAAAGAGTAACGGGAAGGGCTAATGTGGAAGCCAATATAGGCTCCAAAATAAAAATAGGGGTACATATAGCGCCCTCATTTTCTAACCAGGTGACCAATTATTTTGAGAGCGATTTTGTGGATGTAGTGACCCGCAGTTTGTGGCTAAGTCCTTTGGTTCCAAAATATGATAAGAACGGTAACCTGACACAATATATTAAATCTCCGGGGATGTATGAAGCGCCCAATCCGCTCATCAGTTTAAGGGATGCGCCTACTAAAGGAAAGAGTATCAGAGCGCTGGCTACCAGCTTCATAGAATATGAAATTACCAAAGGCCTGAAGTTTAAATATAGTTTAGGTGCTGACTACGCCAATTTTTCATCGTTTACTTATAATCCCACTTCAGTGGGTGGTGCAAACACACCTCCGCCAGTGCGGGCCAACTCCGCTACAGGACGCAGTTATAGTTTTAACTGGTTGTCGGAAGCATTATTGTCATATGATAAAAGTTTTGGAAAGGATCATCGCATGAGTGCATTGGTAGGTTATACCGCCCAGAAGGAATTATACGATGGCATCAATATAAATGTGGAAAACTACCCGGATGATATTGCACAGACCATCAATAATGCCACTATCGTTTCGGGATGGGGACAAGCTGTGCAGGAGTGGTCTTTATTATCTTACCTGGCACGTTTGAATTATACATTTAAGGACAGGTATTTGTTTACGGCTACTTTCCGCGCTGATGGTTCCTCCAGGTTCGGGCCTAATAACAAATATGGTTATTTCCCTTCCGGGGCATTTGCCTGGCGTGTTTCACAGGAGGATTTCATGAAAGGTATTTCATGGATTGATGATATGAAACTGCGGGTGAGCTATGGATTGTCCGGTAACAACAATATCGGGAACTACACTTTTTTACCATTGGCCGTAAAGTCAAATTATGTATTTGGCGGGCAACTGGCATCGGGTAAAGGCCGTTCCTCTCTGCAAAACTATGATCTTACCTGGGAAGAATCTTCTCAATGGGATGCAGGGATTGATCTTGCATTGTTTAAATCCAGGGTGAACATAGTGCTGGATTACTATAGAAGGATTACGCGCTCTATGTTGTATGTGAGTGAGATTCCGCAATCTTCCGGATTTGCCAGTACCACGATTAATTCCGGTGAAGTGCTGAATCACGGGGTGGAACTGGGTATTACTTCCCAAAATACGAAGGGCGCCTTTGAATGGAATACCAATTTTAATATCGCCTTTAACCGGAACAAAGTATTGGCATTAAACGAAAACAATGACCCCATTTACAGTGGACGCAGCGGAGAAGGTTCTTTCACACATAAAACAGAAGTAGGAAAGCCTTTAGGACAATTCTACGGGTATGTGATAGAAGGGATTTACAAGGATCAGGCTGATCTGGATAAATCACCTAAGCATGTGACTTCGGTGGTTGGATCTATAAAATACAAAGACGTGGATGGCAATGGTGTCATTGAAGCAGTAAAAGATTTTGAAGTGATCGGTAATGCACAGCCTGATTTTATCTGGGGGCTGACCAATGATTTTAAGTTCAAACGTTTTGACCTGAGCATATTGATTAATGGTTCACAGGGAGGACAGGTACTGAAAACCGCCAATCAATACCTGAACAACATTGATGGCATTTTCAACGTAGACCGGAGAGTATTGAACCGGTGGCGGTCGCCCGAACAGCCCGGAGATGGCAGAACACCCACAACAAATGGCGCAAGGGTGATTTACCGGGATATTAATTCTGACTGGGTAGAAGATGCTTCTTTTGTGAGTATCCGGAATATTACACTGGGATATACTTTCCCGGAGAAGCTGTTAGGTAAAACACGTTTCATCCGTTCTACCAGGATTTACGGAGGTGTACAAAATGCCTTTATGTTTACCCCTTACAGTGGTGCCAATCCGGAAGTAAGCAGGAATGGCAGTACAGTACTTACACCGGGAATGGATTTTACCAATTATCCGGTAGCAAGAGTGTATACATTGGGCGCCAACTTTTCATTTTAATGACCATTTAAATTGCGGAAGAATGAACACGTTTAATCAAAAAATATATAGCATGCTCGTAGTGCTGGTGATAATGACCAGCGGATGTGGTAAAGATTTTCTGAAAATAGATCCGAAGACAGATGTAAATGCAGACAGTTATTTTAAGGATGAAAATCAGATTAACCAGGCTGTGTCAGGTGCATATGTACCTATGCGTGATCTGACTAAATCATTTACCTGGATCTTTCTGGAAATGCGTTCGGATAATACTGCTTTTCAATACAATAATAAAGACAGGGGATCGGAGCAGCGGGAATTTATAGATGAGTTTCTGGTGACTGCCGCAGCGGAGCAGATAGGGCAGTTGTGGTCAGGTGCCTATACAGGTATTTCCAGGTGTAATGATATACTGGCAAAGATCATACCTGTAGAAATGGATGCTGCCAAAAAGGATCAGTATATAGGGGAGGCAAAATTTATGCGGGCTTATTACTACTATAACCTGGTGCAGTTGTATGGCGGCGTTCCCTTGCGGCTGGAGCCGGTGAATGGCCCGGAAGACGCACGTTCCAAGGGAAGAGCTACTGTAGCTGAGGTGTATGATGCTTTGGAAAGCGATCTGAAAGATGCTGCAGAAAAACTGCCACCTAAGTATTCATCCGATCAGGCGGGGCGGGCTACCAAAGGCGCCGCTAAAACCTTGCTGGCAAAATTGTATATGCTGAAGAAAAATTACAAGGCTGCTATCCCGGTATTAAGGGAAGTAATGACTTTAGGATATGACCTGCTGCCTCAATATGCCGATCTGTTTAAGCCTGTTAATAAGAATAATCAGGAGTCTATCTTTGAGGTGCAGTTTTTGGGAAGTGTGCCGGAGCTGGCCAGTAATTTTATGTACCAGTTCGTGCCTTTTACTTCCGGTAATATTATCACCAAAGATCCGAATAACAGGATTCTGGGCGGTGGTGCAGGTTGGAACATCCCTACAGAAGATATGCTGAATGCTTATGAACCAGGTGATAAGCGGAAAGCAATCTCAGTAAGCGAGGGGTATACAGATGAGAATAATGTTTTTGTAAAGGTACCTTATATCCGCAAGTATGTAAATGGTTTTGCAGATGCAGGGCGTACGGATGATAACTTTCCGGTATTGCGTTTTGCAGATGTATTGCTGATGCTGGCAGAATGTTTGAATGAGGAAGGGTATGCAGCCAATGGAGAAGCATTTAATTTATTGAACCGGGTAAGACATCGTGCTGACCTGGGAGATAAAAAGGCGGTTACAGTACCTGATCAGGCAGCTTTCCGCCTGGCCATTGAGCAGGAGCGGCAGGTAGAGCTCGCTTTTGAGAATCACCGGTGGTTTGATCTGGTACGTACTGGCAGGGCCGTTACAGTGATGAATGCACATGGCAAGCGGGAAAAGGCTACTAAGACCTATTTACCGGGTAACGCCTATGAAGTAACGGATAACAAGCTGCTGTTACCTATTCCGCAGCGGGAAGTAAACCTGGATAAACTGGATCAGAACACAGGATATTAGGATCCTTACCAACATCATAACTTCGCCGTATTACTACCAGAAAAATTTTTTCAGTAGTGATGCGGCGAAATTTTTTTTATTGCTTACCTTTGCCCTTCAATTAAAACTGCAAAAAACTTGCGCCATGTAATCTCACAGGCATACTAAATTCTGATGAAGCCTTCCCCTGGCGGAGAGGCCTGTGAATCTTTTTGTTTAAATAAAACCTTTATTACATGGCTATTTCACAAAAATATGGCCGTACCTATCATTATCCGTTTTCCCCGGGTACTACCAGTGATGACCGTATCCGGCATGATTACTGGGAATGCATTTCCCGTATACCCACATTAGTGCATACAGAAAAGCTGGATGGAGAAAACAATTGTTTATCAAGACATGGGGTGTTTGCACGTTCACATGCAGCCCCTACTACTTCTCCATGGACGGCTGGCATCCGTAGCTATTGGCAAAGCATCAGGCATGATATCGGGGATCTGGAAATCTTTGTAGAGAACCTGTATGCCATACATTCTATAGAATACCATAACCTGGAGCATCATTTTTATGTGTTTGCGATCCGGGAAGGAGAGCGGTGGCTGAGTTGGGAGGAGACCCGGTTTTATGCGGGAATGCTTGATTTGCCGGTGGTGCCGGAGATAAAAATAATAGATACTCCCCTGGAGCAAGGGGCATTTGAAAAAGACATATTACAGATAACGGGTGGCAGCGGCGCACTGGATCCTCATGACGCGTATACCGGATTGCCGGTAACGATGGAAGGGATTGTAACCCGCGATGCCGGCAGTTATGCGGTAGCAGATTTTGCCTCTCATGTATTCAAGTATGTACGCAAGGGGCATGTGAAAACAGATGAACACTGGACCCGCAACTGGCGTCGTGCCCGTTTAAAATATGAAGGAGGTACACATGTGGACGATAAGTAAACAACAGGACTGGGCGTACCTGGAAGGGTGTTTTGACTGGGTACGTGTAATGCAGGAGGTGCCGCAGGATGAACGTCATCATGCAGAAGGAAATGTGGCGATACATACACAAATGGTGCTGGCTGCATTAAAAGCACTGCCGGGCTTTGCAGCATTAGCACCAGCAGCACAGGAAGTATTATGGGCAGCAGCCTTGCTGCATGATGTGGAAAAGTATAGTACAACCGTACTGGAACCAGATGGCAGTATCACCTCAAAAGGGCATGCCCGCAAAGGAGAAACAAGGGCGAGGCAGATCCTGTACCGGGATATTGCTACCCCCTTTGAGATCAGGGAACAGATTGCCAAACTGGTGAGGTATCATGGCCTGCCCTTATGGATATTTGAGAAGCCAGACCCGCAGCGGGCGTTGATACTGGCCAGTATGGAAGTAAATACGCAGTGGCTGGCATTGCTGGCCAGGGCAGATGCCTTGGGGCGGATATGTGAAGATCAGGCAGAGCTGTTATACCGCATAGACTGTTTTGAAGAACTATGCCGGGAAAATAATTGCTGGGGAGCGGCCTATCCATTTGCTACAGACACCGCAAAAATGCATTACCTGCAAAGAGAGGAGGTATCGCCGGAATATGTGCCATTTGAAAAGCCACAGGTGTCTGTTGTGCTGATGAGTGGCTTGCCTGGTGCAGGGAAGGACACTTATGTGCAACGTCACTACAAACAGTGGCCTGTAATATCCCTGGATGATATCCGGGTGAGCATGAAGATCAAGCCTACAGATAAGAGTGGTAATGGACAGGTGATTCAGGCTGCAAAGGAAATGGCCAAAGGATACCTGCGTCAGCAAAAGGATTTTGTATGGAATGCTACCAACATTACCCGGCAAATGCGGGAGCAGCTGATAGGGTTGTTTTTAACTTATCAGGCGCGGGTAACCATTGTGTATATAGAAGTGCCTTGTCAGGAACTGTTGCAGCAAAACAGGTCGCGGGAGGCTATTGTCCCCGCGGCGGCCATGGAAAGGCTGATACAGAAACTGGAAGTGCCTACTTTAACAGAAGCACATGAGGTAGTATACGCTGTGCGCGGATAAAGAACATTGGTATTTAAAAAAAAGAAAGCGGGTATATCACAAGTTGATATACCCGCTTTTCTTTAGAAGGTCTGGCTTTCTTTATTGGGATGTCTGCCGGATAGTGATCATATAAGAATATCGCATTGAAAGTGATATTGACGGAACAGTGAAATAACCGCTGCGGAGATATCTTCCTGGCTTCGGATACGAAAGATCCTGTCACAATCTTCCAGATCAAAATTGCAGGCACAATCCGGGAAGTGAACCGCGCATAATTGTAAGAGTTTATCCGCATCTTCCCGACGGACAACATTGGTACAGAACACAGCTATCTGGTTGGGATCGGAAGATGTGGTTTGATACGTCTTTAAGCGGGCAGTGTCCGGAATAGCATGGTTTTCCGCCGTTGTTTTTCTGGCAGTTTTTTCCCTGTTTACAGTCATCATATGGCAATTTGTAGGGCACAAAATTGAACTAAACCGAAATTTTTCTACCCTGCGAAAAGGAGTTTCTACCCTCCCAAAAGGATAATTCCCCATCATATGTTTATAACCCCAAAATCTTTATTAACTTTCAAGTTCGAATCTCGGATCCGCAGATCGCTTCTCAAGCCTCCCATATGACGAATAAGGAAATAAGTTTAACAGCCTGTCCTGACATTGCTTACAATCAGGAGATGTACTATGTTGATGAAAAGGGAGCTGCCAGCCATGTGACCTTTAATGAATTCAGAATGGAAGGAGTGGAAGTGTTTTTTGCCAGCAGCAGGCAGGAGCGTGAAGTAGTGATGAAAGATCAGCGTAAGATACCCTCGCTGAACATGTACTTTTCCCTGAAAGGCTCCTGTGGTGCCGTGGAGGAAGACAAATCAAAGCATATTTACCTGGACGATAATGAACATGTTCTGGGCTTTACCCCTTACTTTAATGGCCATTATGAGTTAATCAGTCGGGAAATCCGCAATTTCGGTATTTGTATGGAAGAGTCCTTTTACCGGCGGTTTTATTCCAATGAAGTGGAATGTCTGCAACGTTTTTGGGAGGATGCGCATACAGGGCGGCCTGCCTTTATTTCTCCCCGGCCTATGCAGGCTACCTCCAGGCAGTTGCTGGTGATCCGGGACATGATGCAATGTGTATATAGCGGGCAAATGAAGGAATTGTT encodes:
- a CDS encoding SusC/RagA family TonB-linked outer membrane protein; translation: MKNYLLRHNAGLLKACLVMWLLHAMINPVYAQQINVKGIVTDVKEGNALPGVTVSIKGTSKGTSTDATGAYQLSVGKDAILVFSYIGYKTQEIKAGSTTLNVLLEADNTSLNEVVVVAYGSQEKKDLTGSVTSLPAKSVQDLPVTSIDQKLAGQVAGVQVSNITGTPGGGTAIKIRGSGSIGAGDQPLFVVDGFALSNSFGQISNPLSFLNSDDIESITVLKDASSTAIYGSRGANGVVLINTKKGNSKAPVVNFNMYYGLQQTPNKGRPQMLNAREFAQYRKDIIFDEFASRGQVPTDADIPVEYRNPEQYGEGTNWYNEILRVAPQQNYHVSVSTGNENYKGFFSLGYLKQDGTVRYTGYERVTGRANVEANIGSKIKIGVHIAPSFSNQVTNYFESDFVDVVTRSLWLSPLVPKYDKNGNLTQYIKSPGMYEAPNPLISLRDAPTKGKSIRALATSFIEYEITKGLKFKYSLGADYANFSSFTYNPTSVGGANTPPPVRANSATGRSYSFNWLSEALLSYDKSFGKDHRMSALVGYTAQKELYDGININVENYPDDIAQTINNATIVSGWGQAVQEWSLLSYLARLNYTFKDRYLFTATFRADGSSRFGPNNKYGYFPSGAFAWRVSQEDFMKGISWIDDMKLRVSYGLSGNNNIGNYTFLPLAVKSNYVFGGQLASGKGRSSLQNYDLTWEESSQWDAGIDLALFKSRVNIVLDYYRRITRSMLYVSEIPQSSGFASTTINSGEVLNHGVELGITSQNTKGAFEWNTNFNIAFNRNKVLALNENNDPIYSGRSGEGSFTHKTEVGKPLGQFYGYVIEGIYKDQADLDKSPKHVTSVVGSIKYKDVDGNGVIEAVKDFEVIGNAQPDFIWGLTNDFKFKRFDLSILINGSQGGQVLKTANQYLNNIDGIFNVDRRVLNRWRSPEQPGDGRTPTTNGARVIYRDINSDWVEDASFVSIRNITLGYTFPEKLLGKTRFIRSTRIYGGVQNAFMFTPYSGANPEVSRNGSTVLTPGMDFTNYPVARVYTLGANFSF
- a CDS encoding RagB/SusD family nutrient uptake outer membrane protein; the encoded protein is MNTFNQKIYSMLVVLVIMTSGCGKDFLKIDPKTDVNADSYFKDENQINQAVSGAYVPMRDLTKSFTWIFLEMRSDNTAFQYNNKDRGSEQREFIDEFLVTAAAEQIGQLWSGAYTGISRCNDILAKIIPVEMDAAKKDQYIGEAKFMRAYYYYNLVQLYGGVPLRLEPVNGPEDARSKGRATVAEVYDALESDLKDAAEKLPPKYSSDQAGRATKGAAKTLLAKLYMLKKNYKAAIPVLREVMTLGYDLLPQYADLFKPVNKNNQESIFEVQFLGSVPELASNFMYQFVPFTSGNIITKDPNNRILGGGAGWNIPTEDMLNAYEPGDKRKAISVSEGYTDENNVFVKVPYIRKYVNGFADAGRTDDNFPVLRFADVLLMLAECLNEEGYAANGEAFNLLNRVRHRADLGDKKAVTVPDQAAFRLAIEQERQVELAFENHRWFDLVRTGRAVTVMNAHGKREKATKTYLPGNAYEVTDNKLLLPIPQREVNLDKLDQNTGY
- a CDS encoding RNA ligase family protein, which translates into the protein MAISQKYGRTYHYPFSPGTTSDDRIRHDYWECISRIPTLVHTEKLDGENNCLSRHGVFARSHAAPTTSPWTAGIRSYWQSIRHDIGDLEIFVENLYAIHSIEYHNLEHHFYVFAIREGERWLSWEETRFYAGMLDLPVVPEIKIIDTPLEQGAFEKDILQITGGSGALDPHDAYTGLPVTMEGIVTRDAGSYAVADFASHVFKYVRKGHVKTDEHWTRNWRRARLKYEGGTHVDDK
- a CDS encoding AAA family ATPase, coding for MKEVHMWTISKQQDWAYLEGCFDWVRVMQEVPQDERHHAEGNVAIHTQMVLAALKALPGFAALAPAAQEVLWAAALLHDVEKYSTTVLEPDGSITSKGHARKGETRARQILYRDIATPFEIREQIAKLVRYHGLPLWIFEKPDPQRALILASMEVNTQWLALLARADALGRICEDQAELLYRIDCFEELCRENNCWGAAYPFATDTAKMHYLQREEVSPEYVPFEKPQVSVVLMSGLPGAGKDTYVQRHYKQWPVISLDDIRVSMKIKPTDKSGNGQVIQAAKEMAKGYLRQQKDFVWNATNITRQMREQLIGLFLTYQARVTIVYIEVPCQELLQQNRSREAIVPAAAMERLIQKLEVPTLTEAHEVVYAVRG
- a CDS encoding helix-turn-helix domain-containing protein, giving the protein MTNKEISLTACPDIAYNQEMYYVDEKGAASHVTFNEFRMEGVEVFFASSRQEREVVMKDQRKIPSLNMYFSLKGSCGAVEEDKSKHIYLDDNEHVLGFTPYFNGHYELISREIRNFGICMEESFYRRFYSNEVECLQRFWEDAHTGRPAFISPRPMQATSRQLLVIRDMMQCVYSGQMKELFFESRIIELFLHQVEQAEGLKNTQPVKIKAHHIDRLHAARHLIQQHLFDPLTLQGISRQTGLNEFSLKKGFKELFGVTVFGYLHELKMNYARKMLLDTSCTVYEVAYTVGYTEPYNFSRAFKKHFGYLPGEVRRYR